One stretch of Arachis duranensis cultivar V14167 chromosome 1, aradu.V14167.gnm2.J7QH, whole genome shotgun sequence DNA includes these proteins:
- the LOC107466829 gene encoding beta-glucosidase 46: MGLSTLKKIILYCEILLHLLPFLPCFSNGFSLPSNFLFGIGSSSYQYEGAYMSDGKGQSNWDNFTHGPGRYVIIDGSNGDIAVDHYHRYLEDIDLMEALKVNSYKLSLSWSRILPKGRFGKVNRAGINFYNTLIDALLLKGIQPFVVLSHYDSPQELEDRYGGWLSPQSKEDFAFYADLCFRSFGDRVKYWVTFNEPNYLAPLGYRSGVYPPSRCSGSLAMLPCKAGDSEREPFIAAHNIILSHAAAVGIYRSKYQSEQKGMIGIVLQHEWYEPISNSTADKLATERARSFSFNWFLDPVIFGKYPTEMENVLGSVLPKFSSKEMEKLKKGLDFVGLNYYTAHYIKDCIYSTCKPGVGTSRTEGSYQKSGDKNGVSIGEPTPFSWLNIYPEGMEKAITYVRNRYNNILMFITENGYPVQEDSNSTMEEQLNDYNRIRCMRNHFEAMLEAIRKGADVRGYFAWSLLDNFEWIYGYTLRYGLHHVDHNSLKRTPRLSATWYKQFIEIHQLKWKYNNNTSKVSEL, from the exons ATGGGGTTGTCCACATTGAAGAAAATTATCCTCTACTGTGAGATCCTGTTGCATTTGCTTCCTTTTCTGCCATGTTTCTCAAATGGCTTCAGTCTACCCAGCAACTTTCTCTTCGGGATAGGATCTTCTTCTTACCAG TACGAAGGTGCTTACATGAGCGATGGCAAAGGACAGAGTAATTGGGATAACTTCACTCACGGACCAG GTAGATATGTAATAATCGATGGAAGTAATGGTGATATTGCCGTTGATCATTACCATCGCTATCTG GAGGATATAGATTTAATGGAGGCTTTGAAAGTGAACAGCTACAAGCTTTCTTTATCTTGGTCAAGAATTCTACCAA AGGGAAGGTTTGGAAAGGTCAATAGAGCTGGTATCAACTTCTATAACACACTAATTGATGCTCTGCTTCTGAAAG GGATCCAACCCTTTGTAGTACTATCTCACTATGATAGTCCTCAAGAGCTGGAGGACAGATATGGAGGCTGGCTAAGTCCTCAATCAAA AGAAGATTTTGCATTCTATGCAGACCTATGTTTTAGAAGCTTTGGTGACAGAGTCAAGTATTGGGTCACCTTCAATGAGCCAAACTACCTAGCCCCACTTGGTTACCGTTCCGGCGTATATCCGCCGTCCCGTTGCTCTGGCTCATTGGCAATGTTACCATGCAAAGCAGGGGACTCAGAAAGGGAACCATTCATAGCAGCACATAACATTATCCTTTCACATGCTGCTGCTGTTGGTATCTACAGAAGCAAATATCAA AGTGAGCAAAAAGGAATGATTGGCATAGTCCTTCAACATGAATGGTATGAACCAATCAGCAATTCCACAGCAGACAAATTGGCCACCGAAAGAGCAAGATCATTCTCCTTCAATTG gtTCCTGGACCCAGTGATATTTGGAAAGTACCCAACAGAAATGGAGAATGTTCTTGGAAGCGTGTTACCCAAGTTTTCGAGCAAGGAAATGGAGAAACTCAAGAAAGGATTGGATTTCGTTGGCCTCAATTACTACACAGCTCACTATATCAAAGATTGTATATATTCCACGTGTAAACCGGGAGTAGGCACCTCCAGAACAGAAGGTTCATACCAAAAAAGTGGAGACAAAAATGGTGTCTCAATTGGAGAACCT ACACCATTTAGTTGGCTCAATATTTACCCGGAAGGCATGGAGAAAGCCATTACATATGTCAGAAACAGATACAACAATATTCTAATGTTCATCACTGAAAATG GGTATCCCGTACAAGAAGATTCAAATTCCACCATGGAGGAACAACTTAACGATTATAATAGAATAAGGTGCATGAGGAATCATTTTGAGGCCATGTTAGAAGCAATAAG GAAAGGAGCAGATGTGAGGGGATACTTTGCGTGGTCGTTGCTAGACAACTTTGAGTGGATATATGGATATACATTAAGATATGGACTTCATCATGTGGATCATAATTCCTTGAAGAGGACTCCAAGATTATCAGCAACTTGGTATAAGCAATTCATTGAAATCCATCAGTTGAAATGGAAGTACAATAATAACACTAGCAAGGTTTCTGAGTTGTAA